One Onychostoma macrolepis isolate SWU-2019 chromosome 15, ASM1243209v1, whole genome shotgun sequence DNA segment encodes these proteins:
- the lgals17 gene encoding galectin 17 — protein sequence MDRSNWISAFLMLWLLICVGSSPLVVHTLSRVGLPAVLPCSVASHLESDHKPHIHWQTISDSVFERMGQEWFQGEDYRDRADVPEKLLVRGNCSLFLQDVRFSDAGIYESYLVVGESSIKNRIFIQSVQLAVIDHKDITSVKTGEELILDLHTHQAEQMIFQNSDETDWTVLWKKDAVINKKGYLERRDNKLILSNVTACRAGTYKILDSEGLALSTVKVTVTEPVLPKETETLQIQSALGKATMSMSSLSLITLFLTFILMLQIN from the exons ATGGACAGAAGTAACTG GATTTCAGCCTTTCTGATGCTGTGGCTTCTTATTTGTGTCG GGTCCTCTCCCCTGGTTGTCCATACGTTGTCAAGGGTCGGTCTGCCAGCTGTCCTGCCATGTTCTGTGGCATCACACCTGGAGTCTGATCACAAGCCTCACATACATTGGCAGACCATAAGCGATTCGGTGTTTGAGCGAATGGGACAGGAGTGGTTTCAGGGGGAGGATTATAGAGACCGGGCAGATGTCCCAGAGAAACTGCTTGTGAGGGGAAACTGCTCTCTGTTCTTGCAGGATGTCAGATTCAGTGATGCAGGCATTTATGAGAGTTACTTGGTGGTTGGTGAATCGAGTATCAAGAACCGAATTTTCATTCAGAGCGTCCAACTTGCAGTTATCG ATCACAAGGACATCACATCTGTGAAGACTGGGGAAGAACTGATCCTGGATCTGCACACGCATCAAGCTGAgcaaatgatttttcaaaacaGTGATGAAACAGACTGGACAGTCCTGTGGAAAAAAGATGCAGTCATAAACAAGAAAGGTTATCTGGAAAGGAGAGACAACAAGTTGATTCTTAGTAATGTTACGGCCTGCAGAGCCGGAACATACAAAATTCTCGACTCAGAGGGTTTGGCTCTCAGCACAGTGAAGGTCACAGTTACAG AACCTGTGCTACCAAAAGAAACAGAAACTCTGCAAATACAGTCTGCATTAG GTAAAGCTACAATGAGTATGTCTTCTCTAAGCCTCATTACTCTTTTCCTCACATTTATTCTAATGCTTCAAATTAACTGA